From Verrucomicrobiia bacterium, the proteins below share one genomic window:
- a CDS encoding efflux RND transporter periplasmic adaptor subunit, with protein sequence MTVPRCIGWAVGVLAWWMVLAMGCSPSGGGGRSGGGTREEERVAAIRAEPAVRRSLELRRTFSGALEAADKVVVAPKVGGRIERLTVDLADPVSRNQVVALLDAAEFAQDERQAEAELAVAEANRSQAANALEISRRENGRIELLRERGIASDAEHDVARADLMQKESQVQVAEAQIRRAAAVLESARIRHGYTRVTADWSEGDRERRVAERYVDEGQTVSANEPLFLIVQLDPILAVISVVERDYSRLQAGLEARVETDAFPGEVFVGRIERVAPVFRATSRQARVEVALSNPDQRLKPGMFVRVTLVLDGVEDVLAVPSRALARRDGREGIFVVVEPGDRVAWQPARTGLEADGWIEWRGPTPSGPVVTLGQHLIDDGSRVRVVPEDVVVPEAP encoded by the coding sequence GTGACAGTGCCCCGTTGCATTGGATGGGCGGTGGGCGTGCTGGCCTGGTGGATGGTCCTGGCGATGGGATGTTCGCCGTCGGGAGGTGGGGGCAGGAGCGGCGGGGGAACCCGGGAGGAGGAACGCGTGGCGGCGATTCGGGCGGAACCGGCCGTGAGGAGGTCGCTGGAACTGCGGAGAACCTTCAGCGGCGCGTTGGAAGCGGCGGACAAGGTGGTGGTGGCGCCGAAGGTGGGTGGCCGCATCGAACGGCTGACGGTCGATTTGGCGGACCCGGTAAGTCGCAACCAGGTGGTCGCCCTCCTGGATGCGGCGGAGTTCGCCCAGGACGAACGACAGGCGGAAGCGGAACTGGCGGTGGCCGAGGCCAACCGCAGCCAGGCGGCGAATGCCCTGGAGATCTCGCGCCGGGAGAATGGCCGGATCGAACTGCTTCGCGAACGCGGCATCGCCTCGGATGCCGAGCATGACGTCGCGCGTGCCGACCTCATGCAGAAGGAATCCCAGGTGCAGGTGGCCGAGGCGCAGATCCGGCGGGCGGCCGCCGTGCTCGAGTCCGCCCGCATCCGGCATGGATACACGCGGGTGACCGCGGATTGGAGCGAGGGGGACAGGGAGCGGCGCGTCGCCGAGCGGTATGTGGACGAAGGGCAGACCGTGTCGGCCAACGAGCCGCTGTTCCTGATTGTGCAGCTCGATCCGATCCTCGCGGTGATCTCGGTGGTGGAGCGGGATTACAGCCGACTGCAGGCCGGGCTGGAGGCGAGGGTGGAGACCGACGCCTTTCCGGGTGAGGTCTTCGTCGGGCGGATCGAGCGGGTGGCGCCGGTATTCCGGGCCACGAGTCGCCAGGCGCGGGTCGAAGTGGCCCTTTCCAATCCTGATCAAAGGCTCAAGCCGGGGATGTTCGTGCGGGTTACCCTGGTGCTGGACGGGGTGGAAGACGTGCTGGCTGTGCCATCCCGGGCGCTGGCCCGGCGTGACGGGCGGGAGGGGATCTTTGTCGTGGTGGAGCCGGGTGACCGGGTGGCCTGGCAGCCTGCCCGGACGGGACTTGAGGCGGACGGCTGGATCGAATGGCGGGGACCGACGCCATCCGGTCCGGTGGTGACGCTGGGACAGCACCTGATCGACGACGGTTCGCGGGTACGGGTGGTGCCGGAGGACGTTGTGGTACCGGAGGCCCCATGA
- a CDS encoding ATP-binding protein, which yields MAFVDRAAELRELDLAAKHGGLLVVYGRRRIGKTRLLRHWLDGRGGLYSQAIEAQRDQQIQQVFADLQPRLATQLVPRTWPELLETLTLQARPWTLCLDEFPYLAAVDPSLPSQLQRWLDHSLPAGCLMILAGSSTHMMHDLFLHRSAPLYGRARKLLQLQPMDYASFCDACDLRRREMDSFEMFSCLGGIPRYWEFLEPGQDPVTLAHTLYFDFAPYMEQEPQRLLRDEGVSGLNANSVLEAVGRGAERPSEIAARLGTAQTNLSRLLTQLLDASLLKRELPFGQSVRTSKRTLYRIADPALRFWFRVYSPHRTRWHGYTKPERRKLVRDHAATVFEDWCRGRIAGAQRFWERDVELDLVAQDPEDDRRLLVAEIKWRRLTAAERAQVLHQLQAKWSRCSLSARHASVRFEVCDASAIDA from the coding sequence ATGGCGTTTGTCGATCGGGCGGCGGAGCTTCGCGAGCTGGATCTGGCGGCGAAACACGGGGGCCTGCTGGTGGTTTACGGGCGACGACGCATCGGCAAGACGCGGCTGCTGCGGCACTGGCTGGACGGTCGAGGGGGGCTGTACAGCCAGGCCATCGAAGCGCAGCGGGACCAGCAGATCCAACAGGTGTTCGCCGACCTCCAACCGCGGCTCGCAACCCAGCTCGTTCCTCGGACCTGGCCGGAACTTCTCGAAACTCTAACGCTGCAAGCGCGCCCGTGGACGCTGTGCCTGGACGAGTTCCCATACCTCGCGGCCGTGGACCCGTCGTTGCCAAGCCAGTTGCAGCGGTGGCTCGATCACTCGCTGCCGGCGGGCTGCCTCATGATCCTGGCGGGATCGAGCACCCACATGATGCACGACCTCTTCCTGCATCGGTCCGCCCCCCTGTACGGCCGCGCGCGGAAGCTCCTTCAGCTCCAGCCGATGGACTACGCGTCCTTCTGCGACGCCTGTGATCTCCGCCGCCGCGAGATGGATTCGTTCGAGATGTTCTCCTGCCTGGGCGGCATTCCCAGGTACTGGGAATTCCTGGAGCCGGGGCAGGATCCCGTGACGCTTGCCCATACGCTGTACTTCGACTTTGCGCCCTACATGGAACAGGAGCCCCAACGGCTTCTGCGCGACGAGGGCGTCAGCGGCCTTAACGCCAATTCGGTGCTGGAGGCGGTCGGGCGCGGAGCCGAGCGTCCCTCGGAGATCGCCGCACGGCTGGGAACCGCGCAAACCAACCTGTCCCGCCTGCTCACGCAACTGCTCGATGCATCGCTGCTAAAGCGGGAACTGCCGTTCGGGCAGAGCGTGCGAACGTCGAAACGAACCCTGTACCGCATCGCCGACCCGGCATTGCGGTTTTGGTTCCGGGTTTACTCGCCACACCGGACCCGGTGGCACGGCTACACCAAGCCCGAGAGGCGGAAACTTGTCCGCGATCACGCCGCGACGGTATTCGAGGACTGGTGCCGGGGACGCATTGCCGGAGCCCAGAGATTCTGGGAGAGGGACGTGGAATTGGACCTGGTCGCGCAGGACCCGGAGGATGATCGGCGGCTACTGGTGGCCGAGATCAAGTGGAGGCGCCTGACCGCCGCGGAACGGGCGCAGGTACTGCACCAACTTCAAGCCAAATGGTCTCGATGTTCCCTGAGCGCCCGGCACGCAAGCGTGCGATTCGAAGTCTGCGATGCGAGCGCGATCGATGCCTGA